Proteins encoded by one window of Pseudomonas coleopterorum:
- a CDS encoding FepA family TonB-dependent siderophore receptor, producing MRLNLSHLSVALLAALAPPTFAESASTNSQRIPVQPTDMPVDGSEQTLQLEETRILGTAAQELKQAPGVSIITAEDIKKRPPTNDLSEIIRREPGVNLTGNSASGNRGNNRQIDLRGMGPENTLILIDGKPSSSRNAVRYGWNGDRDTRGETNWVPAEEVERVEILRGPAAARYGSGAMGGVVNIITKRPTDELHGSMTVYALQPEDSAEGAGKRANFNLSGPLTDDLIFRVYGSANKTDADDADINSSYQADPGSLVAGREGVRNKDVNGLLSWKLDPENTVDLEASYSRQGNIYTGDTMNNVGSDFVNSQLGKESNVLHRSSFGITHHGDYEWGSSQSSLTYDFTRNNRLREGLAGGPEGAPNGSGRFESRLRNTRAASEVNLPLSWGAEQVLTLGGEYLYESMSDPGALSSQSFDGNGGAAGALGVDRSTDKITARSFAVFVEDNIEATPDTIVTPGLRYDHHETFGDNFSPSLNASHKLTDDLTLKGGIARAYKAPNLYQSNPNYLLYSRGQGCSIAQTNNGGCYLVGNENLVPEISVNKELGLAYDKGTWRTSATYFRNDYKNKIVGGIDPLYRLNSGARVLQWENSGKAVVEGVEGNLFITLTPELDWNTNLTYMIESENRDTGEPLSVIPKYTLNTTLDWQASEKLSFQANATWFGKQEAPSLNTRTGAVYDDLAQKDVAPYAIAGLSSGYAFNEHLSVRVGVNNLFDKRQYREGGASSAGAQTYNEPGRAYFASVTTSF from the coding sequence ATGCGCTTGAACCTGAGCCACCTGTCCGTCGCCTTGCTGGCCGCGCTTGCACCCCCGACCTTTGCCGAATCGGCATCCACGAATTCCCAGCGTATCCCGGTTCAACCCACCGACATGCCCGTGGATGGCAGTGAGCAGACCTTGCAGCTCGAGGAAACCCGGATTCTGGGAACCGCCGCGCAGGAGCTCAAGCAGGCACCCGGGGTGTCGATCATCACCGCTGAGGACATCAAGAAGCGCCCGCCCACCAACGACCTGTCGGAAATCATTCGTCGCGAGCCGGGTGTCAACCTGACCGGCAACAGCGCCAGCGGCAACCGCGGCAACAACCGCCAGATCGACCTGCGCGGCATGGGCCCTGAGAACACCCTGATCCTCATCGACGGCAAGCCGTCCTCGTCGCGCAACGCCGTGCGCTACGGCTGGAACGGCGACCGCGACACCCGTGGCGAAACCAACTGGGTACCGGCCGAGGAAGTCGAACGCGTCGAGATCCTCCGGGGTCCGGCCGCAGCGCGCTATGGCTCCGGGGCCATGGGCGGTGTGGTCAACATCATTACCAAACGGCCGACCGACGAATTGCACGGGTCGATGACCGTCTACGCCCTGCAACCCGAAGACAGCGCCGAGGGCGCCGGCAAGCGGGCCAACTTCAACCTCAGCGGACCGCTGACCGATGATCTGATCTTCCGTGTGTATGGCAGCGCGAACAAGACCGATGCCGACGACGCCGACATCAACAGCAGCTACCAGGCCGATCCCGGCTCCCTGGTCGCCGGTCGCGAAGGCGTCCGCAACAAGGACGTCAACGGCCTGCTGAGCTGGAAGCTCGACCCCGAGAACACCGTGGACCTGGAAGCCAGCTACAGCCGCCAGGGCAACATCTACACCGGTGACACGATGAACAACGTCGGCAGCGACTTCGTCAACAGCCAGCTGGGCAAGGAGAGCAACGTACTGCATCGCTCGAGCTTCGGCATCACTCACCACGGCGACTATGAGTGGGGCAGCAGCCAGTCCTCCCTGACCTATGACTTCACGCGCAACAACCGCCTGCGCGAAGGCCTCGCCGGTGGCCCGGAGGGCGCGCCCAACGGCTCCGGACGCTTCGAATCACGGTTGCGCAACACCCGCGCGGCGAGCGAGGTCAACCTGCCCCTGAGCTGGGGCGCAGAGCAGGTCCTCACCCTGGGCGGTGAGTACCTGTACGAGTCGATGAGCGACCCTGGCGCCCTCAGTTCGCAATCGTTCGACGGCAATGGCGGTGCCGCAGGCGCCCTGGGCGTGGACCGCAGCACCGACAAGATCACCGCGCGCAGTTTCGCCGTGTTCGTGGAAGACAACATCGAGGCGACGCCCGATACCATCGTCACCCCGGGCCTGCGCTACGACCACCACGAGACCTTCGGCGACAACTTCAGCCCCAGCCTGAACGCCTCGCACAAGCTGACCGACGATCTGACCCTCAAGGGCGGCATCGCGCGTGCCTACAAGGCGCCCAACCTCTACCAGTCCAACCCCAACTACCTGCTGTACAGCCGTGGCCAGGGTTGCAGCATCGCCCAGACCAACAACGGCGGCTGCTACCTGGTAGGCAATGAAAACCTGGTGCCCGAAATCAGCGTCAACAAGGAGCTGGGGCTGGCTTACGACAAGGGGACCTGGCGCACCAGCGCGACGTACTTCCGCAATGACTACAAGAACAAGATCGTCGGCGGGATCGACCCGCTCTACCGCCTGAACAGTGGCGCCCGCGTGCTGCAATGGGAGAACTCGGGCAAGGCGGTGGTCGAGGGCGTGGAAGGCAACCTGTTCATCACCCTCACCCCCGAGCTGGACTGGAACACCAACCTGACCTACATGATCGAGTCCGAGAACCGTGATACCGGGGAACCGCTCAGCGTGATCCCCAAGTACACCCTCAACACCACCCTGGACTGGCAGGCCAGCGAAAAACTGTCGTTCCAGGCCAACGCCACCTGGTTCGGCAAGCAGGAAGCGCCTTCGCTCAATACCCGTACCGGCGCGGTTTACGACGACCTGGCCCAGAAAGACGTCGCTCCCTACGCGATTGCCGGGCTGAGCAGCGGCTATGCGTTCAACGAACATCTGAGTGTGCGGGTCGGTGTGAACAACCTGTTCGACAAGCGCCAGTACCGTGAAGGCGGCGCCAGTTCGGCCGGCGCCCAGACCTACAACGAACCCGGACGCGCCTACTTCGCGTCCGTCACCACCTCGTTCTAA
- a CDS encoding ABC transporter substrate-binding protein, with amino-acid sequence MLKPLCLALCTLLASTWALAAPRTLDTPYGPVTLQGSPTRVITLDESSLDAALAVGVQPVGTVSTRGSDQVSAYLQERAGQPQIVGTARAPNLEAILKLAPDLILAPAGVSQELFATYSRIAPTVASKNSSMNDWQATTAFYALALDRQAQGEQVLAAIDQRAAELKARLPAEQRISVVRWNPQGPIAMSGRIFVGQMLHKVGLRTTELADGLKGPHSDVLSLENLSRIDADWLFVASLNADGASALEAARQQPAFTRLHAVRQNHVATVDGQVWASGSGPLAAHQVLDDLQRILAP; translated from the coding sequence ATGCTCAAGCCCCTTTGCCTCGCGCTCTGCACTCTGCTCGCCAGCACCTGGGCGCTGGCCGCACCACGCACCCTCGACACGCCCTATGGGCCCGTCACCCTGCAAGGCTCGCCCACTCGGGTGATCACCCTCGACGAGAGCAGCCTGGACGCCGCGCTGGCGGTTGGCGTGCAACCGGTGGGTACCGTTTCGACCCGCGGCAGCGATCAGGTCTCGGCCTACCTGCAGGAACGCGCCGGCCAGCCACAGATCGTCGGTACGGCGCGAGCGCCGAATCTGGAGGCGATCCTCAAACTGGCGCCCGACCTGATCCTGGCGCCCGCCGGCGTCAGTCAGGAATTGTTCGCCACCTATAGCCGCATCGCACCGACCGTGGCGTCGAAGAACTCGAGCATGAACGACTGGCAGGCCACCACCGCGTTCTATGCGCTGGCCCTGGATCGTCAGGCGCAAGGGGAGCAAGTGCTCGCCGCCATCGACCAGCGCGCCGCCGAGCTCAAGGCGCGTCTACCCGCCGAACAGCGAATCTCCGTGGTGCGCTGGAACCCGCAAGGCCCGATCGCCATGTCCGGCAGGATCTTCGTCGGGCAGATGCTGCACAAGGTCGGATTGCGGACCACCGAACTGGCCGACGGCCTGAAAGGGCCGCACAGCGATGTCCTCAGCCTGGAAAACCTGAGCCGGATCGACGCCGACTGGCTGTTCGTCGCCAGCCTGAACGCCGACGGTGCCAGCGCCCTGGAAGCGGCACGCCAGCAACCGGCGTTCACGCGTCTGCACGCCGTGCGGCAGAACCATGTGGCGACCGTCGACGGTCAGGTCTGGGCCAGCGGCTCGGGGCCATTGGCCGCGCACCAGGTGCTGGACGACCTGCAGCGCATCCTCGCCCCCTAG
- a CDS encoding ABC transporter ATP-binding protein, whose translation MSLDPALLDANAEPARLNAQDLSLGYGRTSVIERLSLDVPMRRVTAIVGPNGCGKSTLLAGLCRLHKASHGAVVLDGRDIARLPTRQVAQRLALLPQDASAPDGLTVRELIRFGRQPHQGPLRQWSEHDQRIVEAALAAADLQALADRPLESMSGGQRQRAWIAMAIAQATPLLLLDEPTSALDLGHQIEVFELIHDLAAAGKTVVMVVHDISSACRYADHLVAMHDGRIVAEGPPAEVVTSALIERLYGVKCELLRDPHSGTPIIAAVRRR comes from the coding sequence ATGAGTCTGGACCCGGCCCTGCTGGATGCCAACGCTGAACCTGCCCGCCTGAACGCGCAGGACCTGAGCCTGGGCTATGGCCGCACATCCGTGATCGAGCGCCTGTCCCTGGACGTGCCCATGCGACGGGTCACCGCCATCGTCGGCCCCAACGGGTGCGGCAAGTCGACCCTGCTCGCCGGGCTCTGTCGGCTGCACAAGGCCAGCCACGGCGCGGTGGTGCTCGACGGCCGGGACATCGCCCGCCTGCCGACGCGGCAGGTCGCTCAGCGCCTGGCCCTGTTGCCTCAGGACGCTTCGGCGCCCGATGGTTTGACGGTCCGGGAGCTGATTCGCTTCGGTCGCCAACCCCATCAGGGCCCGCTGCGCCAGTGGTCCGAGCACGACCAGCGTATCGTCGAGGCCGCGCTGGCGGCCGCCGACCTCCAAGCGCTGGCCGACCGCCCTTTGGAGTCGATGTCCGGCGGCCAGCGGCAACGCGCCTGGATCGCCATGGCGATCGCCCAGGCCACACCCCTGCTCCTGCTGGACGAGCCGACGTCTGCCCTGGACCTGGGCCATCAGATTGAAGTATTCGAACTGATCCACGACCTCGCCGCCGCCGGCAAGACCGTGGTCATGGTGGTGCACGACATTTCCAGCGCCTGCCGCTACGCCGATCATCTGGTGGCCATGCACGATGGGCGGATCGTTGCCGAAGGCCCACCGGCAGAGGTGGTGACCTCGGCATTGATCGAACGGCTATACGGCGTGAAGTGCGAGCTGTTGCGTGATCCGCACAGCGGCACACCGATCATCGCCGCCGTGCGCAGGCGTTGA
- a CDS encoding RcnB family protein: MGRTLFASLCITGVLLSAASTAAFAIEVLQTPGTGAQMVSLGKGDRVPPNYALPESAFTGWKAAGLKQPDIDSQWVQMGDSFVLVRRGNAVIQDVQPIPK, encoded by the coding sequence ATGGGCCGCACCCTATTCGCTTCGCTGTGCATCACGGGCGTATTGTTGTCGGCTGCGTCGACGGCCGCCTTTGCCATCGAAGTCCTGCAGACGCCCGGCACCGGTGCGCAGATGGTTTCGCTGGGCAAAGGCGACCGTGTTCCGCCCAACTATGCCCTCCCAGAATCGGCCTTCACGGGCTGGAAGGCTGCCGGCCTCAAGCAACCGGACATCGACAGCCAATGGGTGCAGATGGGTGACAGCTTCGTGCTGGTCAGGCGTGGCAATGCCGTTATTCAGGACGTTCAACCCATTCCAAAATAG
- a CDS encoding pirin family protein translates to MLALRKASDRGIANHGWLQSFHTFSFGHYRNPQEQGFSDLLVINDDRVSAGKGFGQHPHRDMEIFSYVLEGALAHKDTLGTGSVIRPGDVQLMSAGHGVAHSEFNHSDVDPVHFLQIWIVPEVAGAKPRYQQEHFSAEQKRGRLQLIISPDGAEGSLHVRQDARVYAGLFDGEEQATLTLAANRYAYVHVATGSVELNGQRLNEGDGVRLRQETVLHLANGVNAEVLVFDLRPNELPQMP, encoded by the coding sequence ATGCTCGCACTTCGCAAAGCCTCGGATCGCGGTATCGCCAACCATGGCTGGCTGCAATCCTTCCATACCTTTTCCTTCGGCCATTACCGCAACCCTCAGGAACAGGGCTTCTCCGACCTGCTGGTGATCAACGACGACCGCGTCAGCGCCGGCAAGGGCTTCGGTCAGCACCCGCACCGCGACATGGAGATCTTCTCCTACGTGCTGGAAGGCGCCCTGGCGCACAAGGACACCCTGGGCACCGGCTCGGTGATTCGCCCCGGCGATGTGCAGCTGATGAGCGCCGGCCACGGCGTCGCCCACAGCGAGTTCAACCATAGCGACGTCGATCCCGTGCATTTCCTGCAGATCTGGATCGTGCCCGAAGTGGCAGGCGCCAAGCCGCGCTATCAGCAGGAGCACTTTTCCGCCGAGCAGAAACGCGGTCGCCTGCAGCTGATCATCTCGCCCGATGGCGCCGAAGGCTCGTTGCATGTCCGCCAGGATGCGCGGGTGTATGCCGGGTTGTTCGATGGCGAGGAACAGGCCACGCTGACACTTGCGGCCAACCGCTACGCTTATGTGCACGTGGCCACCGGCAGTGTCGAACTCAACGGCCAGCGCCTGAACGAAGGGGATGGCGTGCGCCTGCGGCAGGAAACCGTGCTGCACTTGGCCAATGGGGTCAATGCCGAGGTGCTGGTGTTCGACTTGCGCCCGAACGAGCTGCCGCAGATGCCCTGA
- the moaA gene encoding GTP 3',8-cyclase MoaA: MHTPERTLHDGFARKVDYLRLSVTDRCDFRCVYCMAEDMTFLPRKQILSLEELEQVAASFVALGTRKIRLTGGEPLVRSGIVDLCRRIAALPGLQELCMTTNGSQLATLAQPLFDAGLKRLNISLDSLDPARFRELTRTGDLNKVIAGIDAANAAGFRHTKLNCVVMQGRNDDEVVDLVAFAIERGLDISFIEEMPLGAISEHSRAEAFYSSEQVRARLAERYELLPSTDSTQGPSRYWRVPQAPGTRIGFISPHSHNFCATCNRVRLTVEGRLLLCLGNEHSADLKQVLREHPGQPEVLEQAIIKAMQLKPWSHNFRLDDDVQVVRFMNMTGG, translated from the coding sequence ATGCACACCCCTGAGCGCACCCTGCACGATGGCTTCGCCCGCAAAGTCGATTACCTGAGACTGTCGGTTACTGACCGCTGTGATTTCCGCTGCGTGTATTGCATGGCTGAAGACATGACGTTTCTGCCGCGCAAACAGATTCTCAGCCTCGAAGAGCTCGAACAGGTGGCAGCCAGCTTCGTCGCCCTGGGCACGCGCAAGATCCGCCTGACCGGGGGCGAACCCCTGGTGCGTTCGGGCATCGTCGATCTGTGCCGACGCATCGCCGCCCTGCCCGGCCTTCAGGAACTGTGCATGACCACCAACGGCTCGCAGCTGGCGACCTTGGCCCAGCCGTTGTTCGACGCCGGCCTCAAGCGCTTGAACATTAGCCTGGACAGCCTCGATCCGGCACGTTTCCGCGAACTCACCCGTACCGGCGACCTGAACAAGGTGATCGCTGGCATCGACGCGGCCAATGCTGCCGGTTTCCGCCATACCAAGCTCAACTGCGTGGTCATGCAGGGCCGCAACGATGACGAAGTCGTCGATCTGGTGGCCTTTGCCATCGAGCGCGGCCTGGACATTTCCTTCATCGAGGAAATGCCCCTGGGTGCGATCAGCGAGCACAGCCGCGCCGAGGCCTTCTACTCCAGCGAGCAGGTTCGCGCACGGCTCGCCGAACGCTACGAATTACTGCCGTCCACGGATTCCACCCAGGGCCCGTCACGTTACTGGCGCGTTCCCCAGGCGCCGGGCACTCGCATCGGCTTCATCTCCCCGCACAGCCACAATTTCTGCGCGACCTGCAACCGAGTGCGCCTGACCGTCGAAGGCCGGCTGCTGCTGTGCCTGGGGAACGAGCACTCGGCAGACCTCAAGCAGGTGCTGCGCGAGCATCCCGGCCAGCCGGAAGTGCTCGAACAGGCAATCATCAAGGCCATGCAGCTCAAGCCATGGAGCCACAACTTCCGCCTGGACGACGATGTGCAGGTGGTGCGTTTCATGAACATGACCGGCGGTTGA
- the cysG gene encoding siroheme synthase CysG: MEFLPLFHKLRDSQVLVVGGGEIALRKSRLLAEAGAVLRVVAPSIDPQLAELVRGSGGQMLDRGYLSHDLDGCQLVIAATDDEPLNAQVSADARARCVPVNVVDAPALCTVIFPAIVDRSPLVVAVSSGGDAPVLARLIRAKLETWIPSTYGELAGLAARFRQKVKALYPDVTQRRAFWEEVFQGPIADRQLAGQGAEAERMLQAKVDGAPPHAPGEVYLVGAGPGDPDLLTFRALRLMQQADVVLYDRLVAPAILDLCRRDAERVYVGKRRAEHALPQEQINQQLVALAQQGKRVLRLKGGDPFIFGRGGEEIEELAAHGIPFQVVPGITAASGCAAYAGIPLTHRDYAQSVRFVTGHLKNNTSDLPWHDLVSPGQTLVFYMGLIGLPIICEELIRHGRGADTPAALIQQGTTVNQRVFTGTLADLPRMVAEHEVHAPTLVIVGEVVVLREKLAWFDGAQYR; encoded by the coding sequence ATGGAGTTCCTACCGCTTTTCCACAAGCTGCGCGACAGCCAGGTCCTGGTGGTGGGCGGGGGCGAGATCGCCCTGCGCAAGTCGCGCCTGCTGGCCGAAGCGGGCGCGGTGCTGCGCGTGGTTGCGCCGAGCATCGATCCGCAACTGGCCGAGCTGGTGCGCGGCAGTGGCGGACAGATGCTCGACCGAGGCTACCTGAGCCACGACCTGGACGGCTGTCAGCTGGTAATTGCCGCCACCGACGACGAACCACTCAACGCCCAGGTGTCGGCCGACGCCCGCGCGCGCTGCGTGCCGGTCAACGTGGTCGATGCCCCGGCGTTGTGCACGGTGATCTTTCCAGCCATCGTCGATCGCTCGCCGTTGGTGGTGGCGGTCTCCAGTGGGGGTGACGCGCCCGTGCTGGCCCGTCTGATCCGCGCCAAGCTGGAAACCTGGATTCCCTCGACCTATGGCGAGCTGGCCGGCCTGGCGGCGCGCTTTCGGCAGAAGGTCAAGGCGTTGTACCCGGACGTCACCCAGCGCCGTGCGTTCTGGGAGGAGGTGTTCCAGGGCCCGATCGCCGACCGCCAACTGGCCGGGCAGGGCGCCGAGGCCGAGCGCATGCTGCAGGCCAAGGTCGACGGCGCGCCACCCCATGCACCCGGTGAGGTCTACCTGGTGGGCGCGGGACCGGGCGATCCGGACCTGCTGACCTTTCGCGCCCTGCGCTTGATGCAGCAGGCCGATGTGGTGCTGTACGACCGCCTGGTCGCGCCGGCGATTCTCGATTTGTGCCGCCGCGACGCCGAGCGTGTGTACGTCGGCAAGCGTCGCGCCGAGCACGCCCTGCCGCAGGAACAGATCAACCAGCAGTTGGTGGCGCTGGCCCAGCAGGGCAAGCGTGTGCTGCGCCTCAAAGGCGGCGACCCGTTCATCTTCGGTCGTGGCGGTGAAGAGATCGAAGAGCTCGCCGCTCACGGTATTCCCTTCCAGGTGGTGCCCGGCATCACTGCGGCCAGTGGCTGTGCGGCCTATGCCGGGATTCCGCTGACCCACCGCGACTACGCGCAATCGGTGCGCTTCGTCACCGGGCACCTCAAGAACAACACCAGCGACCTGCCCTGGCACGATCTGGTGTCACCGGGGCAGACGCTGGTGTTCTACATGGGCCTGATCGGTTTGCCGATCATCTGTGAAGAGTTGATTCGCCACGGGCGTGGCGCGGATACACCGGCGGCGTTGATCCAGCAGGGCACCACGGTGAACCAGCGGGTGTTCACCGGTACTCTGGCGGATCTGCCGCGCATGGTTGCCGAGCACGAGGTGCACGCTCCGACCTTGGTGATCGTGGGTGAGGTGGTGGTTCTGCGGGAAAAACTCGCCTGGTTCGACGGCGCGCAATACCGCTGA
- a CDS encoding FecCD family ABC transporter permease, whose protein sequence is MTHTLPAPTLVNRYRWRVYRCAGLLALVMLASLLLGAGDTGPWRALSTLSGQGSSEERFVLFQLRWPRTLLGLLVGAALGAAGLVLQATTRNPLAEPGMLGVSAGASLAVVIAVALGASSATVNLGVAVAGALVGCALVLLVSRVGTLGDDPVRLVLAGAAFSSLLAALTSLILLHDQRSADEIRFWVIGALAGRSGDTLLWSLPGVIGGLLLLLPAIRPLASLALGERVAAGLGHHPQLTRMWALVAVAILVGTATAAAGPIGFVGLIVPFMARRLVGPDIRRTLLPALLLGPCVLISADIISRLTVRPYELPIGVITAFIGAPILIAVVRGQRMPRL, encoded by the coding sequence ATGACCCACACCCTGCCCGCGCCAACCCTGGTCAACCGCTACCGCTGGAGGGTGTATCGGTGTGCCGGCCTGCTGGCGCTCGTCATGCTGGCGAGCCTGCTGTTGGGGGCGGGCGACACCGGACCCTGGCGTGCGCTGTCCACCTTGTCGGGCCAGGGCAGCAGCGAGGAGCGCTTCGTGCTGTTCCAGCTGCGTTGGCCGCGAACCCTGCTCGGCCTGCTGGTCGGTGCCGCGCTGGGTGCGGCGGGCCTCGTGCTGCAGGCGACCACGCGCAACCCCCTGGCTGAGCCCGGCATGCTCGGCGTCAGTGCCGGTGCTTCGCTGGCCGTGGTGATCGCCGTCGCCCTGGGCGCGAGCTCGGCGACGGTCAACCTCGGCGTTGCCGTCGCCGGCGCGCTGGTGGGCTGTGCGCTGGTGCTGCTGGTCAGCCGCGTCGGCACCCTCGGCGACGACCCGGTGCGGCTGGTGCTGGCGGGTGCAGCGTTCAGCAGCCTACTGGCGGCCTTGACTTCGCTCATCCTGCTGCACGATCAGCGCAGTGCCGACGAGATCCGCTTCTGGGTGATCGGCGCCCTCGCCGGTCGCTCCGGCGATACCCTGCTCTGGAGCCTGCCCGGTGTGATCGGCGGATTGCTGCTGTTGCTTCCGGCTATTCGGCCACTGGCCAGCCTGGCCTTGGGCGAGCGCGTGGCCGCCGGGCTAGGCCACCATCCGCAACTGACCCGTATGTGGGCCCTGGTTGCCGTGGCGATACTGGTGGGTACGGCCACTGCGGCGGCGGGGCCAATCGGCTTCGTCGGCCTGATCGTGCCGTTCATGGCACGCCGCCTGGTCGGACCGGACATCCGCCGCACCTTGTTACCGGCCTTGTTGCTCGGCCCCTGCGTACTGATCAGCGCCGACATCATTTCGCGCCTGACCGTGCGCCCCTATGAACTGCCCATCGGGGTCATCACCGCGTTCATCGGCGCGCCGATTCTGATCGCCGTGGTTCGCGGACAGCGGATGCCGCGCCTGTGA
- a CDS encoding FecCD family ABC transporter permease — MKRSIPPGHWLLSSGNWSVLVDRRACLAGLTLSLALVLTGALSLASGSADINAITAVRALFGVGEPMQVFLVRELRLERLLAGLFTGAALGIAGCLLQTLARNRLATPGVIGIDDGATAFAVASIVAVPTSLAPPALALIGAMTAAALAFGLAGGSGARGYRFIVVGIGVGAVFGALTNLMLARTDLDSANQAYPWTVGSLSARPWLAVQVLGIALLLAIPCAKGLNRALATLRFNDSVARGLGIDVARVRLLTLALTVLLTGLAVAVVGPVGLIALAAPEMARYLSGHRGVAVVNAGLAGALLMVCADWSGRTVLAPVEIPVGIVTAVVGGPYLLWILIRQPVRSTP, encoded by the coding sequence GTGAAGCGCTCGATCCCTCCAGGCCACTGGCTGCTGAGCAGCGGCAACTGGTCGGTGCTGGTAGACCGGCGTGCCTGTCTGGCAGGCCTGACCCTGAGCCTGGCCTTGGTGCTGACCGGCGCGCTGAGTCTGGCCAGCGGTTCAGCCGACATCAACGCCATCACCGCAGTGCGTGCCCTGTTCGGGGTCGGTGAGCCGATGCAGGTTTTCCTGGTCCGCGAACTGCGGCTGGAGCGACTGCTGGCCGGGCTGTTTACCGGCGCCGCGCTGGGCATCGCCGGCTGCCTGTTGCAGACGCTGGCGCGCAATCGCCTGGCCACCCCCGGCGTGATTGGCATCGACGACGGTGCCACGGCGTTCGCCGTCGCCTCGATCGTGGCCGTGCCCACCAGCCTCGCACCGCCCGCCCTGGCACTGATCGGCGCCATGACCGCCGCCGCGCTGGCCTTCGGTCTGGCCGGTGGCAGCGGCGCACGGGGGTATCGGTTCATCGTGGTGGGCATTGGCGTCGGGGCGGTGTTTGGCGCGCTGACCAACCTGATGCTCGCGCGCACCGACCTCGACAGCGCCAACCAGGCCTACCCCTGGACCGTCGGCAGCCTCAGTGCCCGGCCATGGCTGGCGGTGCAGGTGCTGGGCATTGCGTTGCTGTTGGCAATTCCCTGCGCGAAAGGACTGAACCGGGCACTGGCCACCCTGCGCTTCAACGACAGCGTGGCCCGCGGCCTGGGCATCGACGTAGCACGGGTGCGCCTGCTGACCCTGGCCCTGACAGTCCTGCTGACCGGGCTGGCCGTGGCCGTGGTCGGGCCGGTCGGACTGATCGCACTGGCTGCGCCGGAGATGGCGCGCTACCTGTCCGGACACCGCGGCGTCGCCGTCGTCAATGCCGGGCTGGCCGGCGCCCTGCTCATGGTCTGCGCCGACTGGAGTGGCCGTACCGTCCTGGCGCCGGTGGAAATTCCAGTGGGCATCGTCACCGCCGTCGTCGGCGGCCCCTATCTGCTGTGGATCCTGATCCGCCAACCCGTACGGAGCACCCCATGA
- a CDS encoding acetyl-CoA C-acetyltransferase, translated as MQDVVIVAATRTAVGSFQGSLASVPAVELGAAVIRRLLAQTGLDPAQVDEVILGQVLTAGAGQNPARQAALFAGLPSAVPAMTLNKVCGSGLKAVHLATQAIRCGDAEVVIAGGMENMSLAPYVLPTARTGLRMGNAPLVDSMIKDGLWDAFNDYHMGITAENLAEQYGISREAQDAFAAQSQQKAVAAIEAGRFTAEITPIDVPQRKGDPLPFAIDEQPRAGTTAQTLGKLKPAFKPDGSVTAGNASSLNDGAAAVLLMSAAKAQALGLPVLARIAAYANAGVDPAVMGIAPVSATRRCLEKAGWSLDQLDLIEANEAFAAQALSVGQVLGWDASKVNVNGGAIALGHPIGASGCRVLVTLLHEMLRRDASKGLATLCIGGGQGVALALARN; from the coding sequence ATGCAAGACGTCGTTATCGTAGCCGCCACACGCACGGCCGTAGGCAGTTTTCAGGGTTCACTAGCAAGCGTGCCCGCCGTCGAGCTGGGCGCCGCGGTGATCCGCCGGCTGCTTGCACAGACCGGCCTGGACCCGGCGCAGGTCGACGAAGTGATTCTGGGGCAGGTGCTCACGGCCGGTGCCGGGCAGAACCCGGCGCGTCAGGCGGCCCTGTTTGCCGGGCTGCCCAGCGCGGTACCGGCCATGACCCTGAACAAGGTCTGCGGTTCGGGGCTCAAGGCCGTGCACCTGGCGACCCAGGCCATCCGTTGCGGCGATGCCGAGGTGGTGATTGCCGGTGGCATGGAAAACATGAGCCTGGCGCCCTACGTATTGCCAACCGCCCGCACCGGGCTGCGCATGGGCAACGCGCCCCTGGTCGACAGCATGATCAAGGACGGCCTGTGGGACGCCTTCAACGACTACCACATGGGCATCACTGCGGAAAACCTCGCCGAACAATACGGCATCAGCCGAGAAGCGCAGGATGCCTTCGCGGCGCAGTCCCAGCAAAAGGCCGTGGCGGCCATCGAGGCAGGTCGCTTTACCGCCGAGATCACGCCCATCGACGTCCCGCAGCGCAAGGGCGACCCCCTGCCCTTCGCGATCGACGAGCAGCCCCGCGCCGGTACCACCGCGCAAACCTTGGGCAAGCTCAAGCCCGCCTTCAAGCCCGATGGCAGCGTGACGGCTGGCAATGCGTCGTCGCTCAACGACGGCGCTGCCGCGGTCCTGTTGATGAGTGCGGCCAAGGCGCAAGCGCTGGGCCTCCCGGTACTGGCACGCATCGCCGCCTACGCCAATGCCGGCGTGGATCCGGCGGTGATGGGCATCGCCCCGGTGTCGGCGACACGCCGCTGCCTGGAAAAGGCCGGCTGGAGCCTGGATCAACTGGACCTGATCGAGGCCAACGAAGCCTTTGCCGCCCAGGCACTGTCGGTAGGCCAGGTCCTGGGGTGGGACGCGAGCAAGGTCAACGTCAATGGCGGTGCCATAGCCCTGGGTCACCCGATCGGGGCTTCGGGTTGCCGGGTCCTGGTGACCTTGCTGCACGAGATGCTGCGCCGCGACGCCAGCAAGGGTCTGGCAACCCTGTGCATCGGTGGTGGCCAGGGCGTTGCCCTGGCCCTGGCCCGAAACTGA